Sequence from the Thermomonas sp. HDW16 genome:
CCGCGCGATCCGGTGGCGACAACACGAGCTTCAACACCTTCAACGGGAATCGCGTGCGTTTCGCTTCGCGCTGCCAATCGCTGATCGGCTTGCCGCTCAGCCGATACACCTCCAGCGCGCGCTGGATACGCTGCGCATCAGTGGCGTGGATGCGCGCCGCGGCCGCGGGATCGACCTGCGCAAGTTGCGCGTGCAGAGCCACCCAACCGCGCTCGTCCGCCTCGGTGGCGATCACCGCACGCATCGCTTCATCCGCTTCGGGCATGTCCGCCAGCCCTTCCAGCAGCGCGCGAAAATACAGGCCGGTGCCACCAGCCAGGATCGGCAGCTTGCCGTTCGCCACGATGCCGTCGATGGCGCGTTTCGCATCCGCCGCAAACTCCGCCGCCGAATACGGCTGCCACGGCTCACGCACGTCGATCAGGTGGTGCTGTGCCTGCGCCAGCTCCTCGCGCGTGGGCTTGGCCGCACCGATGTCCAGGCCACGATAGACCAGCGCGGAATCGACACTGACGATTTCGGCATCCAGCCGCTGCGCGAGCTCCAGCGCATACGCGCTCTTGCCCGAGGCAGTCGGCCCCAGCAGCGCGATGGCGCGCGGGCGCGTGTCGCCGCTCATCACCGTGCGCGCATCCGGATCAGGCGTCGTGTCCCTTCGCCAACAGGCTGTTGCGGCGCGCATACAGCAGATAAACCAGGATGCCGAACGCATTCCACAACAGGCACCACAACTGGGTCTTGGTCGGCAGGCTTGCGAACAGGTAGATGCAGCCCAGGATCGCCAGCGGCCCGATCAGCCAGGCCAGCGGCGCGCGGAACACGCGCGGACGATCCGGGTCGCGCTTGCGCAGCACCAGCATGCAGGACGCCACCGCGACGAACGCCACCAGCGTGCCGGCATTGGCCAGCGCGGCGATTTCATCGAGGCGTGCCACGCCGGCCAGCGATGCAGTGACGATCGCGGTGAACACGGTGATCGCCACCGGCGTGCCGCGTTTGCCGACTTTGGACAGGCCGCGCGGCAGCAGGCCGTCGCGCGACATCACGAAGAAGATGCGGCTCTGCCCGTAGAAGAACGCCAGCAGCACCGTCGGCAGCGCAACCACCGCCGCCGCCGCGACGATCTTCGCCGCCGCACCGTGGCCGAGCTCGCGCATGATCAGCGCCAGCGGTTCCGGGCTCTGGCCGAACACGGTGTAGCTCATCGCGCCGACCGCGGCCAACGCCACCACCATGTAGATGAGGGTGCAGCCGATCATCGAACCGACGATGCCGATCGACAGGTCGCGCCCCGGGTTCTTGGTTTCCTCGGCCGCGGTGGAAATCGCATCGAACCCATAGAAGGCGAAGAAGATGATCGCCGCCGCCGCCATCACCCCGTGCTTGGTGCCATCCGCGCCGATGGATTCGGCAAAACCGAACGGCATGAACGGCTGCAGGTTGGATGCATCGAAAGCAGGCAGCGCGATCGCCACGAACACTGCCAGCGCGATCAGTTTCGCGCCCACCAGGAAGGCGTTGAGCGTAGCGCTCTCGCGGGTGCCGGCGATCAGCAAACCGGCCACGGCAAAGGTGATGAAGATCGCCGGCAGGTTGAGCACGCCGCCGGCATGCGGCCCCACCGTCAACGCGGTGGGCAGATGCACGCCAAGACCTTGCAGGAAGCCGACAAAGTAGCCCGACCAGCCGACTGCGACCGTGCTCACTACCAGCGTGTATTCCAGGATCAGGCTCCAGCCCACGATCCAGGCGATGGCTTCGCCGAGCACCGCATAGCTGTAGGTGTAGGCACTGCCGGCGGCCGGCATCATTGTCGCCATCTCGGCATAGGCCAGCGCCGCGCAGGCGCAGACGATGCCGGCGGCCAGGAACGAGAGCAGCACCGCCGGCCCCGCCAGGTTCGCGCCCACGCCGATCAGCGTGTAGATGCCGGTGCCGACGATGGCGCCGATGCCTAGTGCGACCAAGTGCGGCCAGCTCAGTGTGGGCACCAGCCGCCGCCCTTCCTCGTGCACGGTGACCTGGTCGATGTCCTTGCGCCGCAGCCATGCCTGCATGGGATCCCTGCATCGTCGGTTGGAATGCGCACAGTGTGGGCCATCGCCGCCGGCAATGCGATGTGCGATGCAGCGCAGCGCCGACTTCAGCGCGAGTCGAGGTACTGCTTCAGCGCCTCGATCTCGGCATCGGTCAGCACCGAAAACCGATAGGCCGCGACTTCGCTCATGAAACCGGTCTTCGATTTTCCGCCAGTCGAGATCTCGCCGGTGCGCATCAAGCGCACGAATTGTTCCGGCGTGTAGGCCTTGGCGACCACCAGCGAAGGCGTCGGATCGTCGGGCCCCCAACCGTTGAGGTCGCGGCCATGGCATTCCGAACAGGACGTCAGCGCCAGGTGCCGGCCCAGCGCCAGCGACTCGGTTGGCCGCGTCGGTGGCGGCCGGTTGCCGGGGTCGGGCTTGTCGTCATCCTCGTACGCGAAGGTGCCGTCCTTGATCTGCTGCAAGGTCGTCGGCGACACCACGCTCTCGGCCAAGCCGGGATTGTCTGCCGCAGGCAGGCCACGCAACCATGCGGTGATGTCCCGCACTTCATGCTCGGCTCAGGTGCTGGAACATGTAGATGGGCATGCCGAACGCGCGGTGGCCGTCGTGGGTCTTGCCCTCGTGCAACAGCCGCACCAGGCCAGGGTCGTCGTACAGCGCGCGGCGCTGGGTGAGGTTGGGCGCCACGATCCTGTCACCCTGCGGGGTCTTGATATCCATGCCACCGCCCTTGCCGCCCTGCGAGTGGCAGCCGTCGCAACCCACTCGCCTGGCCACGCGCGCGCCCTCGATCGGATCGCCCTGCGGGGCTACTGCGACCTTGGCAACGGGCGCCTGTTGTTCGGGCGATGGCGATTTGCCGCAGGCGGCTAGCAGGAGCAGCGCGATCAAGCCCGTATTTCGCATCGTTCCCCCCGAATGCATCTGCCTCCCGGGGAAACGCGCCGAATCCGTGGGAGCGGCCAGCTCAGTCCTCAGGCCAGGCGATCGTCGGCTTTGTCTCGACGCGCGGCATCGGCACAGCCGCTACCGCATTCCAAACCTTCAACGCATCCACCGTAGCCGCCACGTCGTGCACGCGCAGCAGCATCGCGCCACGTTGCGCGGCAATCAGGTGCGCGGCAACCGATCCGGAAATGCGTTCGCGCGGGTCGTCGCGGCCTGTCAGTTCGCCGATGGTTTTCTTGCGGGACAGACCGGCCAGCACCGGCACGCCGAGTTCGCTGAAGCGCTGCAATTGCGCCAGCAAGTGCAGGTTGTGTTGCGAGGTTTTCCCAAAGCCGAAGCCCGGATCGACCACGATCTGCTTCTTGGCGATGCCAGCCATTTCCGCTGCGAAAATCCGCTCGGCCAGAAAGCGATGCACCTCGCCCACCACATCATCGTAGTCGGGGTTCGCCTGCATGCTGCGCGGCTCACCTTGCATGTGCATCAGTACCACCGGTACGCGCAGCTCCGCCGCTGCATCCAGCGCGCCATCGCGGCGTAGTGCGTACACGTCATTGATCATGCCCACGCCGGCAGCGACTGCTGCACGCATCACGTCGGGTTTGCTGGTATCGATGCTGATCGGGATCGAGACCTGCTTCACCAACGCCTCGATCACCGGGATCGTGCGCCGCAGTTCTTCTTCGATGGAAACGTCCTGCGCACCCGGCCGCGTCGATTCGCCGCCGATATCGAGGATCGCCGCACCTTCCTCCGCCAGCCTCAGGCCATGCGCGATGGCTGCATTGGCATCGAAATGATCGCCGCCATCGGAGAACGAATCCGGCGTGGTGTTGACGATGCCCATCACCCGCGGCGCATCCAGCTTCAGGATGCGACCATTGCAGTCGAGGTGCAGGCTGGTATCGAACATCGCATCGCCACCAATGAAAAAGGCCAGAGCGGACTCTGGCCTTTTCGCGGATCGACGGCAAGGCTGCCGATCAGGTCTGCGGCGAAGGCTCGACCAGTACCGGCGCGGTGGGCGACGACGAATCGTCCTTGTCGCCACCCTTTCCAGGCTTTTCAACCCAGCCTGCAGGCGGGTTGGGCGTGCGGCCTTCCATCAGTGCCTTGACCTGCTCGGCGTCGATGGTTTCCCACTCCATCAGCGCATTGGTCATCGCCTCGACGATGTCGCGCCTGTCTTCGAGGATGCGCTTCGCCACCCCGTACTGCTCATCCAGGATGCGGCGGATTTCGGCATCGACCTTCTGCTGCGTCGCCTCAGAAATGGTCTTGTTGTGCACGCCGAAACCGGCATCGTCGTCCGCGTAGACCATGGTGCCGAGCACGTCGGACATGCCGTACTTGGTGACCATGCCGCGCGCCAGCTTGGTGGCACGCTCGAAGTCATTGGAAGCACCGGTGGAAATCTGGCCGACGAAGATTTCCTCCGCAAGGCGACCGCCGAACAGGATCGAGATCTCCTCCAGCATCTTGTCCTTGTACTTGCTGAATTCGTCGTGCTCCGGCAACTGCCAGGTCACGCCCAGCGCCCAACCGCGAGGCATGATCGTGACCTTGTGCACCGGGTCTGCGCCGGGCAGCGTCATCGCCACTACGGCATGGCCGGACTCGTGGTAGGCGGTCTTGCGACGGTCTTCCTCGCGAATGACCATGCTGCGGCGCTCCGGCCCCATGTAGATCTTGTCCTTGGCGTCCTCGAAATCCTGCATGTCGACCTGGGACTTGTTGCGGCGCGCGGCGAACAACGCGGCCTCGTTGACCAGGTTGGCCAGATCCGCACCCGAGAAACCCGGGGTGCCGCGCGCCAGCACGTCCGCGCGCACGTTGTCGTGCAGCGGCACCTTGCGCATGTGCACCTTGAGGATCTGCTCGCGGCCCTTGATGTCCGGCAGGCCCACCATCACCTGGCGGTCGAAGCGGCCCGGGCGCAGCAGCGCCTTGTCCAGCACGTCGGGGCGGTTGGTCGCGGCGATCACGATCACGCCCTCGCCACCTTCGAAACCATCCATCTCCACCAGCATCTGGTTGAGGGTCTGCTCGCGCTCGTCGTGGCCGCCGCCCATGCCGGAACCGCGATGGCGGCCGACGGCGTCGATCTCGTCGATGAAGATGATGCACGGCGCTTGTTTCTTCGCCTGCTCGAACATGTCGCGCACGCGGCTAGCGCCGACGCCGACGAACATCTCCACGAAGTCGGAACCGGAGATCGAAAAGAACGGCACCTTGGCTTCGCCGGCGATGGCGCGGGCCAGCAGGGTCTTGCCGGTGCCGGGCGGGCCGACCATCAGCACGCCACGCGGAATCTTGCCGCCCAGCTTCTGGAAGCGGGAAGGGTCGCGCAGGAACTCGACCAGCTCGGACACTTCTTCCTTGGCCTCGTCGCAGCCGGCGACATCGGCGAAGGTGACCTTGATCTGGTCTTCGTTGAGCAGCTTGGCGCGCGAACGACCGAACGACATCGCGCCCTTGCCGCCGGCACCTCCGCCCTGCATCTGCCGCATCATGAACAGCCAGAACCCGATGATCAGCAGCACCGGCAGGAAGTTCAGCACCAGCGACCAGAAGGAGACGCCTGAATCCGGCGGCGCCTGCTTGATCTCGACCTTGTGCTCGATCAGGTCGTTGATCAGGTCGCGGTCGCGCACCGGTGCGGTGGTGGTGCCGGGGGTGCCGTCGTTGCGCACGAACTTCACGGTGCGCTCGTCGCTGGCGATATCGACCGTCTTGATCTTGTCGTTCTGCACGTCCTGCACGAACTGCGAATAGACCACGTCCTGGCCGGCGCCCGCTAGCTTCGGCGAGAAACTCTGGAACACCACCATCAACACGACGGCGACGACCACCCAGAGCAGCAAATTCTTCGCAAGATCGTTCATGTGAGCCTTCTGCTTCCTACTTCATGTGCGCAAGCTTGCCCTGTGCAAGCGCGTAGACCTCCGGCGACCGCTTGCGCGAGGCCGCCGGCTTGCGGATCACCACCTTGGCGTAACGCCGCCGCAGTTCCCGCACGTATTCATCGAAACCGGTTCCCTGGAACAGCTTGATCAGGAACGTGCCACCGGTGCGGAGCTGGCCATCGGCGAAGTCCATGGCGAGTTCCGCCAGGTGCATCGCGCGCGGCTGGTCCACCGCATCCATTCCACTCTTATTGGGGGCCATGTCGGACAAGACAAGGTCGACCTTGTCGCCATCCAGCATGTCCAGCAGCTTGGATAGGACGGCATCCTCCCTGAAGTCGCCATGAAGGAAGTCGACCCCGGCCAGCGAGGGCATCTCCAGGATGTCGCTGGCGATCATCCGGCCGCGCTTGGCGGTCTCCGGCAGGCTGCGCTCCATCTGGTCCAGCTCCTGCCGCACCCATTGCGACCAGCCGCCTGGGGCTGCGCCCAGGTCCACCACCACCATGCCCGGCTTGAGCAGGCGGTCGCGCTCCACCACTTCCTCCAGCTTGTAGGCCGCGCGCGAGCGCATGCCTTCCGCCTGCGCCTTCTTCACGTAGGGGTCGGAGAAATGTTCCTTGAGCCAGCGCTGGCTGGATTTGCTGCGGGTCGCCACGGCCGCGGAAGCCTGGGGGAATGGGTCGCCATGATACCCTGCCTGCTGTTCCCGTCCTTCTTCGTGCCGCATGCCAGTCGACCTGACCAACGCCCAGATCCGCTTCCTGCGAGGGCAGGCCCATGACCTGAAGGCGATGCTGCAAGTCGGCGGCAAGGGCATCAGCGACGCACTGGCGGCCGAGGTCGATGGCGCGCTGGAGCACCACGAACTCATCAAGATCAAGGTGGCCGCGGACGACCGCGACACCCGCGACGCGATGATCGCCGAGCTGGCCGCACGCACCGACGCCGCGCTGGTGCAGCGCATCGGCCATACCGCCGTGCTGTACCGGCCGAGCAAGGACAAGCGGCACATCGTGCTGCCGCGCGCTTAACCCATCTACCCTTCGGCGCGATGCAGCTCAACCTCGAACGCCCGGATTACCTGTACTTCCTGCGCGGTGCCGACGGCAACGGCGCACTGGTCAACGATCGCCGCCTGCAACGCAGCTTCGTGATCGCTCCCAATGCGCTGGTCGAAGACTGGCCGGTGCACGATGCTGCTGCGATGGTGCCATCCGACCTCGATGCCCTGCTCGCACTCGCGCCGGAGCTCCTCGTGCTCGGCACCGGCGCGCAACAACGCTTCCCGCCTGCCGTCGTGATGGCCGCCTGCCTGCAACGCGGGATCGGCATCGAAGTCATGACCAATGCTGCCGCAGCGCGCACCTATTCGGTATTGGCGGGCGAAGGGCGGCGAGTGGTCGCCGGATTCGTTTTCGCCTAACTCAGCGCCTCGGCAAATACTGCTGCGGATCCACCGGCTTGCCGTTGTAGCGGATCTCGAAATGCAGCATGTCGCGCGATGCGCCGCTGCGGCCCATCTCGGCGACCTGCTGTCCGGCCTTCACCACCTGACCTTCGTTGACCAGTCGCGCGCGATTGTGGCCATACGCGGACAGCCATTGGTCGTTGTGCTTGATGATCACCAGCTCGCCGTAACCGACCAGGCCGGAACCCGAATACACCACCACGCCATCCGCGGCGGCACGCACGGGCTGTCCACTCTTGCCGCCGATATCAATGCCCTGGCGAGTGGGATCGCCACCGGCATAGGTCTCGATCACGCCGCCATCCACCGGCCAACGCCAGCTGATGTTGCTGGTGGCGGGAATGACGACGGGTACCGGTTTCGATACGGACGGCGTTGCCGGCTTCGACGATGGCGTGGCCGGACGCGTCGCGGCAACACTCCCTTGTCCACCCGGATACAGGCGCAAGCGCTGGCCGGGATGGATGATGTAGGGGGGCGGGATGTCGTTCCACAGCGCCAGGTCGAGCGCGGTCAGGCCATTTTCAGTGGCGATCCGATACACGCTTTGCCCACGCTGCACGATGGCAGTGGCGCCGTATTTCGGCTGCGACACGCGGATCGGACGCTCGCCTGCTGGCACGCGCGTGTTGCGCGAATGCGAACCGGATTCACGGGTGACGTGGCTGCGACCACAAGCGGCCAGCAGGGCGAAGATGCAACAGGCGATGAGGAGTCGATGCGTGCGCATGTGCCGCATCATGCCCCATGCCCCCGCAACAGGAGCCAACCGACCGCAACGGCCATCAACACCAGCACGCTCCAGCCGATGGGTTCGATGTATTTGTGCAGGGTGCGTTCGGCGCGCTCGCCGCCGATGCGGATGGCCAGCGCCACCAGGTACAGACGCTTGCCGCGGCCGACCAGCATGCTGGCCATGAACGGCAGCATCGGCACGCCCACGATCCCGCTGGACCAGGTGAAGACCTTCATCGGGATCGGCGAGAACCCGGCCAGGACCAGGAACCAGAACACCGCCCATGGCGATTCGATACTCTTCGCGCGAACCACTTCGATGCCGTGCTCGATCGACGCCAGCATGCCCAGCTTGCCCAACAAGGGTTGCACCGCCTGCCACGCGTAATGCCCCAGGTAATAGCCGATCACCGCACCGCACATCGCAGCAGCCAGGCTGATCGTGGCGAACCAGAACCCGCGTTTGGGTTGGGCCAGGCACATCGGTGCCAGCATCACTTCCGGCGGGATGGGGAAGAAGATCGCCTCGATGAAACTGAGGAACGCCAACAGCCAGGTGGCATTGCGATGCCGCGCCCATCGCAGGGTGCGCTCATACATCGGCCCGAAGAGCTTCATTGATCGGTCATCCCCGACAGCAAGGGCACGAACACCACCGGCCCGAGATCCTGTTGTTCGATATTTCCATCCGCACTCTTGCGCAGGCGCAGCAGCGACTGCCCATTGGCACCTCCGACCGGCGCGACCAACGTGCCGCCGGGCGCGAGTTGCGCGGTCAGCGCCTCCACCAATGCCGGCGCGGCAGCGGTGACGATGATGCCGTCGAACGGTCCTTCCTCCGGCCAACCGATGCGGCCATCGTCATGCTTGCTGCGTACGTGCAGGCCAAGCGAACGGAAGCGCTTGCGCGCGTTGCGCAGCAAGTCGCCGATGCGTTCGACGGTGAACACTTCAAGGCCCAACGCCGCGAGCACCGCGCCCTGGTAGCCGGAGCCGGTGCCGATTTCCAGCACCGTCTTCGGCGAGGTTTCCAGCAGCGCCTCGGTCATCTTCGCCACCACCCACGGCTGCGAAATGGTCTGTCCATGGCCGATCGGCAGCGCGGTGTCTTCGTAGGCACGTGTCGCCAACGCTTCATCGACGAACTGATGGCGCGGCACCGTGCGGATCGCATTGAGTACGCGTTCGTCGACGATGCCGTTGCCGCGCAAGCGCTCGATCAGCCGGTCGCGCACGCGCTGGCTGGTCATGCCCATGCCGACATCGGCGGGCTGCAGGCGCAGGCGCGAGATCACGCCTTGTGCTCCAGCGTTTCGGCCAAGCCACCCACCCAGCTCGCCACCTGTTCCAGCGCCTGGTAACGGGTGAGGTCGACGTGGATCGGGGTGATCGCGATATGCCCGCTGCGCACGGCGTTGAAATCGGTGCCGGGGCCGGCATCGGCCTCGGGGCCGGCGGCGCCGATCCACCACCATTGGCGGCCGCGTGGATCCTGCTGCGGGACGCAGGCTTCGGCGCGATGCCGATGGCCGAGGCGGCTGGTTTCGAAGCCGCGGATCTCGCTCCACGGCAGGTCCGGCACGTTGACGTTGAGGATGGTGTCGGCCGGCAGCGGATCGGTGCGCAAGCGTTCGACAATCTCCACCGCCGCGCGTGCCGCGGTTTCGTAGTGCAGGCCCTTGTGGTCGGCGGTGACCAATGACATCGCCACCGCCGGCAGGCCCAGGAAGCGGCCTTCCATCGCTGCGGCGACGGTGCCCGAATAGATCACGTCATCGCCGAGGTTGGCGGTGTTGTTGATGCCGGAGACCACGATGTCCGGCTCGATCTCCAGCATGCCGGTGATCGCCACGTGCACGCAGTCGGTGGGCGTGCCGTAGACCTTCCACGTATGTTCGTCGAGTTGCACCACCCGGATCGGCGCATCCAGCGTCAGCGAATTGCTGGCGCCGCTGCGGTCGCGGTCCGGCGCGACCACCAGCACCTCATGGCCTGCTTCGCGCAGGCCCTTGGCCAAGGCCTTGATGCCGGGGGCGTCGACGCCGTCGTCGTTGCTGACCAGAACCCGCATCGTTACATCCTGTCCACGGCGGGCATCGAAACATTCTGCATGCGGCGATGATACCGGAAGGCCGCTGCGATACCCTGCACCAGTGCGAAAACCCCCCCGCCCGACGACGAACTGGACGATGCCGCGCTGTTCCGCGAGGCGATCGGCGCTGATCGCGGCAAGGTACGCGCCCTGCCCGCCGCGCCACCGCCACCTGCCGCACCGAAACCCAGGCCCTCGGCCAAGATGGCCCGCCGCGACGAAGATGCCGCCAGCAACGAATTCAAGCATGCGGTGATCGCCGCACTGGAAGCCGGCGACGTGCTCAGTTATCGCCGCGACGAGGTCTCGCCGCTGCTATTGAAACGCCTGGCGCGCGGCGAGTACTCGGCGCAGGAGGAACTGGACCTGCATGGCCTGCCCGCGCAGGCCGCCGAATCGCTGCTGCGGGAATTCCTGCGCGACTGTCGCGCGCACGGCGTCGGCTGCGTGCGCATCGTGCATGGGAAGGGGCGGAACTCGGAAGAACGCCTGCCGGTGCTGAAGAACCTGGTGGATCGCGTGCTGCGGCATCGCGCCGACGTGCTGGCCTTTCATTCGCCGCCGACGGCGCAAGGCGGCACCGGCGCTGTGCTGGTCTTGCTGGAAAAACGCTAGGACGAGGCGGCGTCGGTGATGTCGCCCAGCTCGCGCAAGACCACGGTCGCATAGCATCCGGGCGGCAGCGAAAAACCCAGTTCCAGTGCGCCGTCGTCCAGCCAACGC
This genomic interval carries:
- the miaA gene encoding tRNA (adenosine(37)-N6)-dimethylallyltransferase MiaA encodes the protein MSGDTRPRAIALLGPTASGKSAYALELAQRLDAEIVSVDSALVYRGLDIGAAKPTREELAQAQHHLIDVREPWQPYSAAEFAADAKRAIDGIVANGKLPILAGGTGLYFRALLEGLADMPEADEAMRAVIATEADERGWVALHAQLAQVDPAAAARIHATDAQRIQRALEVYRLSGKPISDWQREAKRTRFPLKVLKLVLSPPDRAVLHERIEQRFDAMLEAGFLDEVRALRALPALAAHPHPLDLPAIRAVGYRQAWEYLDDASDAATFRERAIAATRQLAKRQFTWLRGELDAQWFDPVTQRTQLDAAVAGFLGNGRA
- the ftsH gene encoding ATP-dependent zinc metalloprotease FtsH, which encodes MNDLAKNLLLWVVVAVVLMVVFQSFSPKLAGAGQDVVYSQFVQDVQNDKIKTVDIASDERTVKFVRNDGTPGTTTAPVRDRDLINDLIEHKVEIKQAPPDSGVSFWSLVLNFLPVLLIIGFWLFMMRQMQGGGAGGKGAMSFGRSRAKLLNEDQIKVTFADVAGCDEAKEEVSELVEFLRDPSRFQKLGGKIPRGVLMVGPPGTGKTLLARAIAGEAKVPFFSISGSDFVEMFVGVGASRVRDMFEQAKKQAPCIIFIDEIDAVGRHRGSGMGGGHDEREQTLNQMLVEMDGFEGGEGVIVIAATNRPDVLDKALLRPGRFDRQVMVGLPDIKGREQILKVHMRKVPLHDNVRADVLARGTPGFSGADLANLVNEAALFAARRNKSQVDMQDFEDAKDKIYMGPERRSMVIREEDRRKTAYHESGHAVVAMTLPGADPVHKVTIMPRGWALGVTWQLPEHDEFSKYKDKMLEEISILFGGRLAEEIFVGQISTGASNDFERATKLARGMVTKYGMSDVLGTMVYADDDAGFGVHNKTISEATQQKVDAEIRRILDEQYGVAKRILEDRRDIVEAMTNALMEWETIDAEQVKALMEGRTPNPPAGWVEKPGKGGDKDDSSSPTAPVLVEPSPQT
- the surE gene encoding 5'/3'-nucleotidase SurE, yielding MRVLVSNDDGVDAPGIKALAKGLREAGHEVLVVAPDRDRSGASNSLTLDAPIRVVQLDEHTWKVYGTPTDCVHVAITGMLEIEPDIVVSGINNTANLGDDVIYSGTVAAAMEGRFLGLPAVAMSLVTADHKGLHYETAARAAVEIVERLRTDPLPADTILNVNVPDLPWSEIRGFETSRLGHRHRAEACVPQQDPRGRQWWWIGAAGPEADAGPGTDFNAVRSGHIAITPIHVDLTRYQALEQVASWVGGLAETLEHKA
- a CDS encoding YqaA family protein codes for the protein MKLFGPMYERTLRWARHRNATWLLAFLSFIEAIFFPIPPEVMLAPMCLAQPKRGFWFATISLAAAMCGAVIGYYLGHYAWQAVQPLLGKLGMLASIEHGIEVVRAKSIESPWAVFWFLVLAGFSPIPMKVFTWSSGIVGVPMLPFMASMLVGRGKRLYLVALAIRIGGERAERTLHKYIEPIGWSVLVLMAVAVGWLLLRGHGA
- the folP gene encoding dihydropteroate synthase, producing MFDTSLHLDCNGRILKLDAPRVMGIVNTTPDSFSDGGDHFDANAAIAHGLRLAEEGAAILDIGGESTRPGAQDVSIEEELRRTIPVIEALVKQVSIPISIDTSKPDVMRAAVAAGVGMINDVYALRRDGALDAAAELRVPVVLMHMQGEPRSMQANPDYDDVVGEVHRFLAERIFAAEMAGIAKKQIVVDPGFGFGKTSQHNLHLLAQLQRFSELGVPVLAGLSRKKTIGELTGRDDPRERISGSVAAHLIAAQRGAMLLRVHDVAATVDALKVWNAVAAVPMPRVETKPTIAWPED
- a CDS encoding cytochrome c; translated protein: MRDITAWLRGLPAADNPGLAESVVSPTTLQQIKDGTFAYEDDDKPDPGNRPPPTRPTESLALGRHLALTSCSECHGRDLNGWGPDDPTPSLVVAKAYTPEQFVRLMRTGEISTGGKSKTGFMSEVAAYRFSVLTDAEIEALKQYLDSR
- the yhbY gene encoding ribosome assembly RNA-binding protein YhbY — protein: MPVDLTNAQIRFLRGQAHDLKAMLQVGGKGISDALAAEVDGALEHHELIKIKVAADDRDTRDAMIAELAARTDAALVQRIGHTAVLYRPSKDKRHIVLPRA
- a CDS encoding protein-L-isoaspartate(D-aspartate) O-methyltransferase, giving the protein MISRLRLQPADVGMGMTSQRVRDRLIERLRGNGIVDERVLNAIRTVPRHQFVDEALATRAYEDTALPIGHGQTISQPWVVAKMTEALLETSPKTVLEIGTGSGYQGAVLAALGLEVFTVERIGDLLRNARKRFRSLGLHVRSKHDDGRIGWPEEGPFDGIIVTAAAPALVEALTAQLAPGGTLVAPVGGANGQSLLRLRKSADGNIEQQDLGPVVFVPLLSGMTDQ
- a CDS encoding peptidoglycan DD-metalloendopeptidase family protein: MRTHRLLIACCIFALLAACGRSHVTRESGSHSRNTRVPAGERPIRVSQPKYGATAIVQRGQSVYRIATENGLTALDLALWNDIPPPYIIHPGQRLRLYPGGQGSVAATRPATPSSKPATPSVSKPVPVVIPATSNISWRWPVDGGVIETYAGGDPTRQGIDIGGKSGQPVRAAADGVVVYSGSGLVGYGELVIIKHNDQWLSAYGHNRARLVNEGQVVKAGQQVAEMGRSGASRDMLHFEIRYNGKPVDPQQYLPRR
- the rlmE gene encoding 23S rRNA (uridine(2552)-2'-O)-methyltransferase RlmE; this encodes MATRSKSSQRWLKEHFSDPYVKKAQAEGMRSRAAYKLEEVVERDRLLKPGMVVVDLGAAPGGWSQWVRQELDQMERSLPETAKRGRMIASDILEMPSLAGVDFLHGDFREDAVLSKLLDMLDGDKVDLVLSDMAPNKSGMDAVDQPRAMHLAELAMDFADGQLRTGGTFLIKLFQGTGFDEYVRELRRRYAKVVIRKPAASRKRSPEVYALAQGKLAHMK
- a CDS encoding MTH938/NDUFAF3 family protein, giving the protein MQLNLERPDYLYFLRGADGNGALVNDRRLQRSFVIAPNALVEDWPVHDAAAMVPSDLDALLALAPELLVLGTGAQQRFPPAVVMAACLQRGIGIEVMTNAAAARTYSVLAGEGRRVVAGFVFA
- a CDS encoding Smr/MutS family protein produces the protein MPCTSAKTPPPDDELDDAALFREAIGADRGKVRALPAAPPPPAAPKPRPSAKMARRDEDAASNEFKHAVIAALEAGDVLSYRRDEVSPLLLKRLARGEYSAQEELDLHGLPAQAAESLLREFLRDCRAHGVGCVRIVHGKGRNSEERLPVLKNLVDRVLRHRADVLAFHSPPTAQGGTGAVLVLLEKR
- a CDS encoding amino acid permease; amino-acid sequence: MQAWLRRKDIDQVTVHEEGRRLVPTLSWPHLVALGIGAIVGTGIYTLIGVGANLAGPAVLLSFLAAGIVCACAALAYAEMATMMPAAGSAYTYSYAVLGEAIAWIVGWSLILEYTLVVSTVAVGWSGYFVGFLQGLGVHLPTALTVGPHAGGVLNLPAIFITFAVAGLLIAGTRESATLNAFLVGAKLIALAVFVAIALPAFDASNLQPFMPFGFAESIGADGTKHGVMAAAAIIFFAFYGFDAISTAAEETKNPGRDLSIGIVGSMIGCTLIYMVVALAAVGAMSYTVFGQSPEPLALIMRELGHGAAAKIVAAAAVVALPTVLLAFFYGQSRIFFVMSRDGLLPRGLSKVGKRGTPVAITVFTAIVTASLAGVARLDEIAALANAGTLVAFVAVASCMLVLRKRDPDRPRVFRAPLAWLIGPLAILGCIYLFASLPTKTQLWCLLWNAFGILVYLLYARRNSLLAKGHDA